In Cicer arietinum cultivar CDC Frontier isolate Library 1 chromosome 7, Cicar.CDCFrontier_v2.0, whole genome shotgun sequence, a single window of DNA contains:
- the LOC101515477 gene encoding AP-5 complex subunit mu — MSSGCSIRAIWILNNLDAVVFSRRFPVVEKRWRAFCNTDNEIEQLFSSLPSDSDLSDAFLHRRHREGSARGFGIRKSNSSLGSDSWVDDPITRHIIGLYINKEMEDDKNLLWPLILHIKGYYSILVLPLVEPRHVKAYARLCKRPDCGSSLGLDDSLSSLLLDLPAITGAFMIAHAIGDIITGDTVEPEVIINAAPSVGGLFDSLTGSIGISSRAKPVAPQSASSSPLGTTGPGSATADTPKMGSRPLDKDALRTFISSSMPFGTPLDLNYSNIFSIKVNGFSALDLPPTDQKQPAWKPYLFKGKQRMLFTTHETVHAALYDRDEIPDIISVSGQINCRADLEGLPDVSFPLTGLNIANLEVSSYHPCAQVSDQGPDKQGVVFSPPLGNFVLMRYQATCALGPPVKGFYQLSMVSEDKGAFLFKLCLMEGYKAPLTMEFCTVTMPFPRRRVISLDGIPSLGTVSTSEHSVEWKIVTGGRGLTGKSIEVTFPGTVKFAPWKNQMARSAFGTIVDEDSDNEAENASSMVNEEHFMEKMNKDLPPVDLEEPFCWQAYNYAKVSFKIVGASVSGISIDPKSVSIYPAVKAPVEFSAQVTSGDYILWNTLGKCPHVATV, encoded by the exons ATGTCCAGTGGCTGTAGCATCAGAGCAATCTGGATTCTCAACAACCTCGACGCCGTCGTTTTCTCCAG gAGATTCCCGGTGGTAGAGAAGCGTTGGCGAGCTTTTTGTAACACCGACAATGAAATCGAACAACTCTTTTCTTCTTTACCTTCTGACTCTGACCTATCTGACGCTTTTCTTCACAGAAGACATAG GGAAGGATCTGCGCGGGGATTTGGAATACGCAAAAGTAATTCATCTCTGGGATCAGATTCTTGGGTGGATGATCCCATTACTCGTCATATAATAGGTCTTTATATTAACAAAGAAATGGAGGATGATAAGAATCTTTTGTGGCCTTTAATCTTGCACATAAAGGGCTATTACAGTATACTTGTTCTTCCATTGGTTGAGCCTAGGCATGTAAAGGCTTATGCAAGGCTATGTAAAAGACCTGACTGTGGTAGTTCGCTTGGTCTCGATGATAGTTTGTCTTCCCTCTTACTTGATCTTCCGGCAATAACAGG GGCATTTATGATAGCACATGCCATTGGTGACATAATTACTGGTGATACAGTAGAACCGGAAGTGATCATAAATGCAGCACCCTCTGTTGGTGGGCTGTTTGATTCATTAACTGGTAGTATAGGCATCTCTTCCCGAGCCAAACCTGTAGCTCCACAAAGTGCTTCTTCCTCCCCTTTGGGCACAACTGGACCAGGATCTGCCACAGCAGATACTCCAAAAATGGGGTCTAGGCCTTTGGATAAAGATGCACTCAGAACATTTATCAGTAGCTCAATGCCCTTTG GCACACCCTTGGACcttaattattcaaatattttttccatCAAGGTGAATGGCTTTTCTGCTTTGGATTTGCCTCCTACAGACCAGAAGCAACCAGCTTGGAAGCCATATCTATTCAAAGGAAAACAAAGAATGCTTTTTACCACTCATGAGACTGTTCATGCGGCTCTGTATGATAGAGATGAGATCCCAGATATTATATCAGTTTCTGGTCAAATAAATTGTAGAGCTGATTTGGAAGGGTTGCCAGATGTATCATTTCCCTTAACAGGATTGAACATAGCAAACCTTGAGGTTTCATCGTACCATCCTTGTGCTCAAGTTTCAGACCAAGGTCCAGATAAGCAGGGGGTGGTGTTTTCTCCACCATTAGGTAATTTCGTGTTAATGCGATATCAGGCAACTTGCGCCCTTGGACCTCCTGTGAAGGGATTCTATCAGTTGTCAATGGTTTCTGAGGATAAAGGTGCATTTCTATTCAAGTTGTGTCTAATGGAAGGTTATAAGGCTCCTTTGACAATGGAGTTTTGTACTGTGACTATGCCCTTTCCTAGGAGGAGGGTTATATCCTTAGACGGTATTCCTTCCTTGGGAACAGTTTCAACTTCAGAGCACTCGGTTGAATGGAAAATTGTGACAGGTGGACGGGGACTAACTGGAAAAAGTATTGAAGTGACGTTCCCGGGAACAGTGAAGTTTGCTCCATGGAAAAACCAAATGGCTAGGTCAGCCTTTGGAACCATTGTTGATGAGGATAGTGATAATGAGGCAGAAAACGCTAGTAGCATGGTTAATGAAGAACATTTCATGGAGAAAATGAACAAGGATCTTCCTCCAGTTGATCTAGAGGAGCCATTTTGCTGGCAAGCATACAATTATGCTAAA GTATCATTCAAGATTGTTGGGGCATCAGTATCTGGAATTTCGATTGATCCTAAATCT GTGAGCATCTATCCAGCTGTAAAAGCACCTGTAGAGTTTTCAGCTCAG GTTACATCTGGGGACTATATTTTATGGAATACTCTTGGAAAGTGTCCACATGTTGCTACAGTGTAA
- the UGT73F6 gene encoding probable UDP-glucosyl transferase 73B6, translating to MGALNLEDLPLKFHFIPYPAPGHMIPLCDIATLFASCGHHVTIITTPSNAQILLKSIPSHHNLHLHTIPFPSHQVGLPPGVENIGCANNLENSYKVHQATKLLQSPIHQFVEQNSPDCIVADSLFLWMDELANKLHIPRLAFNGFSLFAICAMKSLKAHDSMSCIIQGLPHLITLNALPPIALTKFMEPLLEIELKSYGLIVNNFSELDGEEYIEHYEKTTGHRAWHIGPVSLICRTTEEKAERGQTSAVSVHECMSWLNSKQPNSVIYICFGSLCHFSDNQLYEIASAIKASEHQYIWVVPEKKGNEDENEKWLPKAFEQRNKGIIIRGWAPQVVILGHPAIGAFLTHCGWNSTVEAVSAGVPMITWPIHDEQFYNEKLITQVRGIGVEVGVEEWSIIGFMERKKLVGRDIIEKAVRRLMDGGIEADEIRQCAQEYAVKAKRAVQQGGSSHKNLMALIDDLKRLRRYKPLDS from the coding sequence ATGGGTGCTCTAAATTTAGAAGATCTACCacttaaatttcatttcattcCTTATCCAGCCCCCGGCCACATGATCCCTCTTTGTGACATAGCTACACTTTTTGCCTCATGTGGTCACCATGTCACTATCATTACTACTCCCTCTAATGCCCAAATCCTTCTCAAATCCATCCCTTCCCACCACAACCTTCATCTTCATACTATTCCATTTCCTTCCCACCAAGTAGGCCTCCCGCCCGGCGTTGAAAACATCGGCTGCGCCAACAACCTTGAGAACTCCTACAAGGTCCATCAAGCCACCAAGTTGCTCCAATCACCCATCCATCAATTTGTGGAGCAAAATTCACCTGACTGCATCGTGGCAGACTCTTTGTTTTTGTGGATGGATGAGTTGGCAAACAAACTTCACATTCCCAGACTCGCCTTCAACGGTTTCTCCCTCTTTGCCATATGTGCCATGAAATCCCTCAAGGCACATGATTCTATGTCTTGTATCATTCAGGGTCTTCCTCACCTCATCACCTTGAATGCATTACCCCCCATAGCATTGACCAAATTTATGGAGCCACTGCTCGAAATAGAGCTCAAAAGCTATGGACTCATCGTGAACAACTTCTCTGAACTTGACGGAGAAGAGTACATAGAGCATTATGAGAAAACCACAGGTCATCGGGCTTGGCATATTGGACCGGTGTCTCTGATTTGTAGGACCACTGAAGAGAAAGCAGAAAGGGGACAAACTAGTGCAGTGAGTGTTCATGAGTGCATGAGTTGGCTAAATTCAAAGCAACCCAACTCAGTGATCTACATTTGTTTTGGAAGCCTTTGCCATTTCTCTGATAACCAGTTGTATGAGATTGCAAGCGCGATAAAAGCATCAGAGCACCAATACATATGGGTTGTCCCCGAGAAGAAAGGGAATGAGGATGAGAACGAAAAGTGGTTGCCAAAGGCATTTGAACAGAGAAATAAAGGAATTATTATAAGAGGGTGGGCACCACAGGTGGTGATTTTAGGCCACCCTGCTATCGGTGCATTCTTGACGCATTGCGGGTGGAATTCCACTGTTGAGGCTGTTAGTGCAGGAGTTCCGATGATCACATGGCCTATCCACGATGAACAATTCTACAACGAGAAATTAATCACTCAAGTGCGAGGTATTGGCGTCGAGGTAGGTGTGGAAGAGTGGAGCATTATTGGCTTCATGGAGAGGAAGAAGTTAGTGGGTAGAGACATCATAGAGAAAGCTGTGAGGAGATTGATGGACGGTGGAATTGAAGCTGACGAAATTAGACAATGTGCACAAGAATATGCAGTCAAGGCCAAACGAGCTGTTCAACAAGGTGGTTCGTCCCACAAAAATTTAATGGCCTTGATTGATGATCTTAAACGATTGAGGAGATATAAGCCATTGGATTCATAG
- the LOC101489132 gene encoding uncharacterized protein, with translation MASSPPNSTLPPLPDPPIALPLALPAPLPLPLALPPSTRRLPPPCWSPDETLALIDSYRDKWYSLGRGNLKATHWQEVADAVSQRCPNASPSKTPVQCRHKMEKLRKRYRTEIQRARSLPVSRFNSSWVHFKLMDSMEKGPSPVKPENDSDSPDDDEEDDHDQDLYEEIKNGHGSNTRSINKLYKNGYGSGVGVGIGGGVGGGYRIRFPTAQPEFKFGSEQKYNPNPNPNPNLNHHYGTPMAAATTMTKVLGNKRERDPLGEIVSAIKLLGDGFVRMEQMKMEMAREIEGMRMEMEMKRTEMILESQQRIVEAFAKAVSDNDDYNYNNNSKKPINKRIPSPQQP, from the coding sequence ATGGCTTCCTCTCCACCAAACTCCACCCTTCCTCCTCTCCCAGATCCACCCATCGCATTACCTCTCGCTCTCCCGGCCCCACTCCCACTCCCACTTGCTCTCCCACCCTCCACCCGCCGCCTTCCTCCTCCCTGTTGGTCCCCCGACGAAACCCTTGCATTAATCGATTCTTACCGCGACAAATGGTACTCTCTCGGCCGTGGAAACCTAAAAGCCACTCACTGGCAAGAGGTTGCTGACGCTGTTTCCCAGCGTTGCCCTAACGCTTCTCCGTCGAAAACTCCCGTTCAGTGTCGCCATAAGATGGAGAAGCTTCGTAAGCGCTACCGTACTGAGATCCAACGCGCTCGATCACTGCCTGTGTCTCGCTTTAACTCTTCTTGGGTTCACTTCAAACTCATGGATTCCATGGAGAAAGGTCCTTCTCCTGTTAAACCTGAAAACGATTCCGATAGTCCCGACGATGACGAAGAAGATGATCACGATCAAGATCTGTACGAGGAGATAAAAAACGGTCATGGATCTAACACCAGGAGCATCAATAAGCTGTATAAGAACGGGTATGGAAGCGGTGTTGGTGTTGGTATCGGTGGCGGTGTTGGTGGCGGGTATAGGATTAGGTTTCCGACTGCACAACCTGAGTTCAAGTTTGGTTCTGAACAGAAAtataaccctaaccctaaccctaatccTAATCTGAATCATCACTATGGGACACCGATGGCGGCGGCAACGACAATGACGAAGGTGTTGGGGAATAAGAGGGAGAGAGATCCTTTGGGAGAGATTGTATCGGCGATTAAGTTATTGGGAGATGGGTTTGTGAGAATGGAGCAAATGAAGATGGAGATGGCTAGGGAGATTGAAGGTATGCGAATGGAGATGGAAATGAAGCGAACTGAGATGATTCTTGAATCACAACAGAGGATTGTGGAGGCATTCGCCAAGGCGGTTTCTGACAATGACGATTACAACTACAACAACAATAGCAAGAAGCCTATTAATAAGAGAATTCCATCACCACAACAACCCTAA